Part of the Camelus bactrianus isolate YW-2024 breed Bactrian camel chromosome 6, ASM4877302v1, whole genome shotgun sequence genome, CATTAAAGGCTAAAAGAATGGGAGCATTTGAGAAGTATCAACAAAGCACAGGGAGAATACAGTCTTCATCCCCAAGCAACTCACGGTCCAGGTGGAAAAGGTCAGTGTGTGTAGCTACAACTAGCATCTTGGCCACTGCTCCAAAATTCACCAACCACATGACCTCACTGGATCCTCATCAATAACCCCTTGAaaaatggttattattttttaggcttttacagatggggagactgaagTTTGGGGACGTAACTTATGAGTTGACTGGTAATTAGAATAGTCAGATCTTGAGAACTGAGAGCCTGCAATCTTCTTACTGCATACCAGATAGATTCCAAACATCATGAAGGAAAGTATTACTTATCCTGTAATATTAAGTTTAGAAAGTACCCCAGGAACTTGGAGATCATTTTCAGGCAAACGAGGAAAAGTCTTCTTTCCTTGGAGAGGTTGTACTGATGAAACATGAATtgtttttagaaatgttttagTTGGATTCACAACTAAGAACCATAATGGATTATTGAGGGGAAAATTAAAAGGATATATGGGGTACACATCTAACCTTAAAAAGTTACATGAAGTGACGTGAAAGCCACTCCCGTTCCTCACTGTCAACCTAGCCTGGCTACCATGCAGCCAATTTTTACTGATCATCCACTACTGTCTGGTGCTGCCTCAGGTCTGGGGGCATGTTCCTGGCCTGCAGAAGCTCAGAACACTGAGAGGTAAATAATTACAATCCTATATGGCAAATGCAGAGAAATGTACAAAGTGCTGAGGCAGCTCTGAGGAGGGCAGGGTATACTCTATTGGAGGCAGTCAAGGAAAGCTGCTCAGATATTTGGATTGGATCTTACAGGAAAAGTCTTGAGTTTGCCAGGTAcagaaaggaagaataaacagTGCAAAGCTTAGAGACACGACAGAACATGGTGTGCACGGGGAACAGCAAGTGCTTGTCCTAAACATCCATGGAATAAAGGGCACCTAtgaaacccacagctaacatcatatttatCATGAAAGACATTtctcctaagatcaggaacaagacaaagatgtctgcactcgccacttttattcagcattgtactggaggttctagccagggaaatgaggcaagaaaatgaaacacaGGCATACCATGGAGGCACTGCAAGCTCGGTTCCAGATCACTGCATTAAAGCAAgttacacaaattttttggtttcccagagcatataaaatttatgttcacatggtactgtagtctattaagcgTGCCATACCGTTctatctaaaaaacaatgtacataccttaatttaaaaagttattgctacaaaatgctaatcatcatctGAGCTTCAGTGTgaattgtaatctttttgctggtggagggtttgaaatattgtgagaattaccaaaatgtgacacagagacatgataCCAATGGTCTTattcaatgcagggttgccacaagcgttcaatttgttaaaaatacagtatctgcaaagtgcaataaagcaaagcccAATAAAACAAGATATGCCTATAAAAAGCACCAAGAATAGAAAGGGCAATGTAAAACTCTGTATTTGCAGGTGATGTGATCTTATATAGAAAGAATCCTAAGGAATCCacaaaaaaaactactagaactaaacAAACAAGTTCAGCAAAGTTAGTAAACTTACAACTGAACTTCGAGGATACAAGGTCAACATacaaaatcaactgtatttctatacaactgcaatgaacaatctgaaagggaaattaaggcaagaattccatttaaaatagcaaaacgctaaatacttaggaataacttTAATAAAAGAAGTGCAAGTCTTGTACACTGAACACTACAAAACATGtttaaagaaattcaagaaaacctaaataaatggaaagacatactgTGTTCAGGGACTGAAAGACTTAATATTAAGATGCAGTCCTCTCCAAATTGATCCACAGATTCAAGGTAATCCCTGTTAAAATCTTAGCTATCTTTTTttgcagaaactgacaagctgattctgACAGAGAATTCAAGCATttctaaaaaattatatattgtttggatttattttttttaatggaggtactggggattgaacccactcTACCTCTGAACTATACCCACCCCTGccttaaaattaatataaaaatgtcaaaGACTCAGAAtagcaaaacaatcttgaaaaagagcaAAACTGAAGGACTTATACTTCCCACTTTCAAAActtataaaactacagtaatgaAGACAGTGTGTTACCGGCATAaggacatacagatcaatggaatagaattgagagtcctggaataaacccacacatttacagtcaattgattttcaacaagggtgccaagatcattcaatgggggaaagaatagcctttttaacaaatggtgctgggacaaatGCATTATTtgcatgcagaagaatgaaattggacctctatctcacatcatacacaaaaattaattcaaaatggatcaaagacttaaaataagagcaaaaactataaacctcttaggAGAAACACAGGcataaatctttgtgacttttgttcttcaaagaatactatcaagaaagtgaaaaaacaacccattttcacaaaacacaaaacaacccACGAAATACATACaataatacaaatacaaatatatttgtatatcatATATACCTGACAaaggtctagtatccagaatatatcaagaacccttacaactcaacaaaaaacacacatgacccaattttaaaataggcaaaggatctgaatgaCATTGCTTCAGAGGAAATATACAAAgggccagtaagcacatgaatatatgcccaagagaaatgaaaaagtagTCACTCAAAAACTTGTACACtgatgttcacagtagcactatttctAATAGTCAAAAAATGGGAACATCCCAAATACCCACCAActgctgaatggataaacaaaatgtggtgtatgtatacagaTGACCCTTGAACTCAAGGGTTAGGAGTGCTAACCCTTCACATAGTTCAAAATCCACAAGAACTTTACAGTCCACCCTGTGTTGTGATTCTGCATCTGTGGGTTCAGCCTACCATGGACCACGTAGTacgtatttactgaaaaaaaaaccatgtTTAAGTAGGCCCAcgtagttcaaacctgtgttgttcaagggtcaactgtataatgaagtattttattattcagctataaaaaggaatggaatatcaatagatgctacaacatgaatgaatcttgaaaacattatgctaagtgaaagaagtcagacacaaaaagccacatattgtatgatcccatttatatgaaatacccagaaaggacatattcatacatacataaagtaaattagtggttgctaGGGACTGGGAGGACGGGAAAACTGGGAACAGTTGCTAATGGGAACAGGGATTCTGTttgttgaaaatgaaaatgctctAAAGTTAGGTAATGCTGATGattactatatatgtatgtacacaatatgtatgtataaataataCTCACTATAAATGTATCTACTAAATACCAATGAATTGTACACGAAAAGGCAAATTTTATAATTACACACTTAAAAGACaaactgtatggtatgtgaattatatctcaagaaaaaaatccatagaGCTTTTTGGTGGGACGCGAGTCAGAAGTACGGCAAACTGACTTTTCTTCAGCAAAGAAAATTAAAGTCCTTAGTGACtcctttttctttaacaaattctagcacctagaacagtgcccagTACTTGgtaagtattcagtaaatgtctgttgaatgattACCATAGGCACAAAGAAGGGGAAAGAGGCATGAGAAATTAGCACGGTTGACATTAGATGATTTGACAAAGGCTATCTATGCATTTAACCACATAAAAGCAaactgtttgttttttgattttttaaaatgaaactgttacattattttaaaagcccAAGAACTGCTTTTCTCTAGTGCTGGTGTCAGGTTGGGCAAATCCTGAGAAAGCACTGGGTTGTCCTCATTTTGTATCCACCTATAGTCCTAGGGATCTCTGACTCAGACTCTCACTCCAGAGAAATCTCATAGGCAGGCTCCCCCAGTCTCTTCCTTAAGGACACTTCCCTCCCACAGAATCCGAATGAGACTGAGCTCATTCCTATCCCTTGGTTAAGAGGGAGTTTATCACAAATGATAGAAAAGTAACCAATCTTTCTCAAGGAAAGCAACTTGCTTTCCATGCTACTTCTTCTAAAATCACTACTAGGTAAAGTAGGAAATCTCATTCCTGTAACGACAGGAATCAGCAGGCCCAGAATAAAGGGATCCACCCGATAAGGTGAATTATCACCTTCTGAGCACCTATGAAGTAGCAAGCACTGTGAGGCCATACAAAGGCACAATCCATGCCCTCAAAGAGCAAGTGGGGCAACAGGGTTGAAATTATTTGAGTTATGAAACCGTGAAGTACCAGAGATAGGAACAATTTGCCCTCAGTATAGAAGTGATTCATTCTGCTTAGGGAATCAAGAAGTTTCCCAGCTGTGGTACTTGGCTTATACACCTGGTTTATACACCTTGGCTTCTATTTTGATTCTGACAGAATAGATGTGATGGGCATAGCAGGTTGAAGGAACAGCATAAGCAATACATGAAAACCAAGTGAAACTCAACTGGAATGCACAGTGCAAAATATGTAGGGAGGGCTGTGGAAGGAAAATTCTATCAGGATCAAAAAGGGAAAGGCCTTAGTTCCACACCTGGCAGCATGAGGGCCTTTCTGGAAAGTCTGGAACCAGAAATTATTTGCCAGTTCACTACAATGAGGATGGGGAGTTGCTCAAGCAATTAAAGTAGAATGGAGAGGAGAATGAACAGGATGTTGAGTAGAACTGACTgaatatagaaaattaaaaacaagcgtccaaaaaaaccaaaccaaaacgaTTCACCCTCCAAGATTTTGACAGCCACTTAGTGCCCCCTGGTGGACAGACCTTCCCAGCACTAGGAACATCAAACCACTTAGGATATGACACTTTCCTAATAGTTAATATTGAACACTTTTTCCAGCTCTTGCTCATCAACCTCTTTTAAGTTTCCATACTCAGCTTACAAGGCACTATTCTAGTTCAATCCAGTTAAAGAAAAGACTCCCAAACACCTAACGAATAACACAGTTAAGAGGCAGTACAATAAATGATCAAATACTAAATTATGCGGTTGATACTGAcctgagaattcagaatacaaAGCCATCTGACAGGTGGGCTAAGGCTCCATGGATATGGAGAGCCATTTCTTTAACCTAAGATTATTGAACAAGAGAGCACCTAGATCAGAGGTAATCATGAACAAAACATCCTAAGAATGTAAGTGAATAGTGCAAGAggtttaaatatttagaaacccTGTAAGTAATGGAAAGGTTACAAAGTCTTGGTGGGTGGTAGGTGATGCAGTACCCAAGTATTTTAAGACCAATCTAACATTATAATCTCAAATGGAGAAATTAGGTTACTAATATGCCCAAGTAACTAAACTTCTAAATTCAAGGATACTCAATGAAAAGCCAGTTAAGTCCTAATTAATGGAATGATCCAAAGTAAGTTAGCTGAACATAGTAACTGGTCACTGCACAGCAAGAGAAGACAACAAGCTCTGCTATTACTTTTTTAACTAAAtgttggtttgttttcatttttgaatctaTCCTtggataaagaaaacaagaaCGGCTACCCAGACCCCAACCTAAGAATCTAGTGCTGCTGCTGCAGATAATACATTTGCACATAAATTTTATCAGAAGCACACACAAGTGCTATTACAGCACACCAATCTGGCCATTCTTTTACGTCCCCAGGCTCATTTAATTTACCTCTCCAATGCCAATCAGGGCTACATGCTTTCTAGAAAACCCATCATCCACAACTAAACACATGTTCCTGCTAGTTGTAATTCTAACTCCTACTCCTTAATTCATAAGTGGGAACTTCCCCTCCACAACACCAGCACTTCCAGAAAGAATTAACAGCCATCTGGGATCTAAGAGAGAATaggaagacatataaataaaCCATACACCCAAAAGgccaaacaatttttattttcaaaaacaactttattcatgacacatattaaaaaaaaactcccaccCCCTGGAAATgagctaaaaaaataaacaaaatccacCTCCCGCCTCCCTGTTCCCACTTCCTCCCATTCCCtccaaataaaagggaaaaaaaggcaaagaaaaacaaaacaaaacaaaaaactgaaaaacaaaaaacaccccaaaaccccccaaaacaaggCAGTGCATTTCCCCAGGGGGAAGGGGAATTTACACTGGAGCCGCTGGGAGCGGAACGGAGATCTTCCGGCTACAGAAACCTGCAAAGAAAGACactcaaaacagaaaaagaaacacaaaaggaaacaaaatagatCACCAGGCAATCTGGAGGGGCAGGGAGCCAGaaaagaggggtggggtgggtagtaGACCTGGCAGGACAGGAGCAGGCAGGAGGGGACTGTGAAAGTTAGGGAGAAGATGGAGGGAAGGTAACAAGCAGAACAGTTTGGTGTCCTTCCAGAGCCCTGGgtaaaaaaaaacccctcctACCACCCATGCCCACCTACCCTTGAGCAGCCCCCAAGGGGGTGAAGGGGGACAGGGAAACGGGGAGCAGCTTGCGCAGTTGAGACGTGTCCATGGCGAATTCCCAGAGTGAAtgagcagcccccagccccactccctggGCCTTCCCCTACTCCCCAAAGCAGGTCCCTCCTCAGCAGTTAGTTATGGGATTCTCCCCCCTTCCacagtatatctttttttttttaaaaatattttttttttccatcaaggtcatcttctgtttttcttttttttttttttaattctttttttttttttccttctttcctctttttttcctctctctcctcctaatACACACTTTTTTTAGTAAGGGGAATACCATGATGTCGCTCTAGCCCGGCCCctggaagaaagaaggagagttAGGTGTTAACATGATCACTAAATAGTTCAGTACAAGCCCCTCCCCGTGGGCCCTTGCCCCAGTTACTgtgaagggaaaggggaaaagaagctTCCAAATCCTAAAACTGACCCCACAATCCCAGAAACAGTAACACACCTGGCAAATGGGAGGGGGGAATTAATAGAATACTCCGCCAAACAGTGGCAGTAAAGAAGTGCATCGGAGACACAGGGGTAAGAAAAAGGACTCAATGTTTATCCAGTTTTCAGTTCTCCACAGCTCTTAAACCCTTGGCCCTCACCAACAGACTCTCCCTAACTCCTGGGAGCAGATAGGTAAACCTTATGAAAAGCCAAGGTTTACATGCCTACCTGTCTATTTAATGTAAAGAGATGGAAGTAAAGCAAAGCAGCACCATGGGCGCCACACTAGGCCCAGTGAGAAATCAACCTTGCAAAAGACCGGCTAGTTAAAAAGTATCTCACTATCCTCCCACATGGCTGTTGAGGATCAGCTAGCCTCTGGTTTTCTTCCAAGGGAGGTTCAAACTTCAACCCCTCCCTAACTCTGGGAAAAGTAGCAAATGTCCAAGTAGCACTTTCACTGCACTGAGGCCCTGTTCTTCCCGGCCTTTTGTGTAAACACCTTCACTGCCATCAACTCTCAAGGAAATAAAGGCTGGGGGAAGAAGCCTCTCTCAGAACAGGGTGGACAGATCCAGCCCTTATCACCAATTCCTGCTCCAGAAAAAGATGAGACTGGCCTCCTGGCCTGGCCTGCAACTACCTTCCTCACCCTGCACAGGCAGGAGACCAAGTCCCTGGAACCAAGGGGAGGATAACAGAGGGAGGTTCCTCAGatgaggagagaaggaagcatACAGGGTTCATGGGAGGCGGGGGAGAGGAGCAGCCCATCTATCCTGACCTGTAGACGCGACCCCGGGGCCTGCTGTTAAAACCACTGTAGAATCGAGAACGGGAACTGTTGTAGTTGGTGGTCCGGGCACGGTATCGGGCTCGTGGGAAACCCCGGTCTGTTGTGCTGATGCCTGGTCTGTTGGTTCGTTTTGGGATCACCTGAGAGTGAGAGATGTGCAACAGAAAGGCTGAGAGTCAACCTGGAGAACTGACACAGAACTCAAACAGCAATGGGCAAAGCTTACCTTGATCTGTCTTCCTCTAAATAGGGACTCATCTAAGGCCAAAGAAGTCCTCACTGACTCTTTGTCTGAGAACTCTATATATGCAAACCTGAAAAGAGTAATTGTCACTTTATCTATCTGGGGTTGCAAACAGCAGCTCGTAAGTCAAATCCAACTTGTAGGCAGGCTTTGAGTACAATGTGTTcacattttgaattatttgtccaagaaatttttaatggaagattttaatcaaaatttgcactcttgaaaagttttaaaataagatacGGTGGTGGAACAAGGTGGGGCCAAGCAGAAGCTGCCCTCCCTTTTAGTTCATGatcccacccacacccacccttCATCTTTGTTATGTCAGGCCTCCAGGGGCAATTATGTGCAACCCCTGATACATACCAACAATAATGCTTAATATATCTCAAAAGACAAAGACCACTTATTTTAACATCCAGTTAACTTACTGCTCAATATAAAACATAGTTGATTTATTTATAAACTGTGATTAAAATGACCTCAACTTACTTCCCCACTTACCCTTTGGGATGGCCACTAAATTTGTCACAAAGTATAGTAACGCGGTTGACTGAACCACAGCCATGAAAGTGTGCTTCCAGCTCTTCTGCTGTTGCACCATAGTCCACCTGTGGGGGTACATTTCAGATAATGGGCAAACTTCCATTTCAACAGGCATCCTGACTAGCCTTTGGGTTGGGCCACACATTTACTTCAAAGCACATCAAATCTAGTTGTCTAAGGAACTAATCTCTCTTCTTTCCAACCCCAGAGCTTCTGCTAATCACGACTACCTTTCACCTCATTCCAACCTTCCCTCCACTCCTTAAGTCCACAACCTATCCTGGAGATGGTTCCTTTCAGACTCTTATTAAATAACCTCCCCAAATAAGGGTTTCCCCCAACCTCAATTAACGCCCTAGTACATACATTGCCAACATAGATGGAACGGGCATCAGCCTCCATCTTCTCCTCAATGGACATGATCACTGGGCCAGCTttgaagaaagaagaatcaggaaaaaaaacactTGTTTTCTACTTGGCCAATATATGCACCACGACCACCACCACTAGCAGAAGGCAAAGATTTTGGTCTGTTCTGTTCCCTGTTGTACTCATTATTTAGGACAGTTTaacacacagtagatgctcattaaatatttgacaAATTAAGAAACAGATTAATACATTcttgaaaatcaaagaaaacagcACAGGAATTCCCTCCCGACCCCAATTAAGTACCTACCGAACAGCTTTGgttgaaataatttgaaaagtgaacaaaattaaaagtggGCTGAGACTCGACATTTCTAGATTGGAGGGGAAGCTCCCCCGCAGCTAAGCAATTTCTTAGGACTCCTAACTAAAGGGTCCAAATGATGAAAAGAACTATTAGACTTGAAGGTCAAATGCCAGCTGGCAACCTCCACAAACGATAGAGGTAGACCAAGAACAAAGAGCAACACATTTGTAACAGAGACAAAGGGAGGCACAAGACTACCATCACCGAAACGTAAGTTCTGTCTCACAAAGGTCAGAGAAACACACAATGGACTATGACCACGGCACCTGCCCCGTAAATGTTCAGACAAGCCGCTCCAAGGTCCCGAGCATCTAATTCCGTATAAACTGTGCTCCAATAACCCTTCCAATCCGAGGACCTGGGCTCCGCGTGCAACCGCCAGTTACTCACCATTGCCTGGAGGTGGACTCATATTCATCTGCTTCTCTACCTCGTTCTGCAGCTCCTTAAGCTTCTCAGCTTCTTCCTCCATCTCCCTGACTCGAGCTTTGATCGCTTCCAGCTCCTACAatgagtggggagggtatggaGAAGAGCTTAAGAGGAACCAACGCAGGGGCTCTGCCCTGCTCTCGGTCCGCGCGCAGCGCCAGCCATACTCGGCCATTTCCCTCGCCCCACGCGAGAGTcatgatgaaaagaaaagcaagctaCCTTCTCTAGAACAACACTAGTCACCCATGACGCCCGAATCAACCCGGCTGGGCTCCTTCTCGCGGTCGAGGCTGCGTCCCCGGCCCGGCCCCAGCCACGTTAttccccgcccacccccaccccccgcctgccTCCCGCTCGCCCGAGCTCTGGGCCTCCCGTGACCCGGCCTGCCGGTCGCGGGCCTGCTCGCTCGCCCTTCTTCCCTCACCGGGTCCTCAATGGCGCCGTCCCCCGGGTCACCCTCGACCAGTcccggctcctcctcctcctcctggctgcCGGGGGCTCCCGAGCCAGGCCCAGGGCCCGGAGCTCCCGGGGgggcgcggggccggggcggcTCCTCTTCGGGCTCGGGCTCCGGCTCGGGTTCCAGAAGCAGCTCCTCAGGCTCCAGTTCCTCAGACTCCAAGCCGTTCCCGTAGTCCCCTGCGCCCCCCGGGGCCCCCTCCCCGGCCTCCCCACCGGCCCCGGGCACAAGATGGCGCCGCCGCCCCGGCCCGGAGCCCCGACCGCCCGCAGCCcccgctgctgctgccgccgccgccgccgccgccatcgcCGCTCAGACTGGGGCCCGCCGCCCAGCGATTGGAGAGCTGCGCCGGCCACGCCGAGGACTCATTAGTCAAGCAGCCTGCCCGTCACCATAAGCTAGGACTCCATTGGGGAATATTACTTGGCAATCAAATAAGACCCCACCCCTAAGGCGGGGGATTGCGCCAAATTCTCAAATCCCGGTAGGGGAAATCGGTCTGTCAATCAACACACATCCCACCTCCTCTCAAGTTCTTAGGTAACAATACCGCCACGCTGTGACGACATTCCTGCTTCTCCCCCGCCTACTGGCGGGTCGAGAAGTACATGATGCTCAGTGATTGGCTGCCGGCTAGGCGAGTGGAAAGGACCAATCTTCTGGTTGCCTCGCTGAAGTGGCCCAGTCTCAAATGCCGATTGGTTCGCGAGATTCGAAGGCTGACCGCGTTTCGTGAAAGATGAACCTTACCCCCGAACGGACTGCCGGGCTTCCAGGGAGGGAAACCCGAAGTCACATGACTAGGCTTTAGGAGACCGCCATCTTGATACTGCTGGTTACCATCTAGTGAACTCTTGGAAGGCAGAGACCGGAAACACTGCGGCAGTTTCTGGAAACTGGTCTTCTACCAGGAATGTACCAGCAGATGGGatgttgctgaaaatggaggGTTCTGAATGGCGTTCTCCA contains:
- the PABPN1 gene encoding polyadenylate-binding protein 2 isoform X2, with translation MEEEAEKLKELQNEVEKQMNMSPPPGNAGPVIMSIEEKMEADARSIYVGNVDYGATAEELEAHFHGCGSVNRVTILCDKFSGHPKGFAYIEFSDKESVRTSLALDESLFRGRQIKVIPKRTNRPGISTTDRGFPRARYRARTTNYNSSRSRFYSGFNSRPRGRVYRGRARATSWYSPY
- the PABPN1 gene encoding polyadenylate-binding protein 2 isoform X1 — protein: MAAAAAAAAAAGAAGGRGSGPGRRRHLVPGAGGEAGEGAPGGAGDYGNGLESEELEPEELLLEPEPEPEPEEEPPRPRAPPGAPGPGPGSGAPGSQEEEEEPGLVEGDPGDGAIEDPELEAIKARVREMEEEAEKLKELQNEVEKQMNMSPPPGNAGPVIMSIEEKMEADARSIYVGNVDYGATAEELEAHFHGCGSVNRVTILCDKFSGHPKGFAYIEFSDKESVRTSLALDESLFRGRQIKVIPKRTNRPGISTTDRGFPRARYRARTTNYNSSRSRFYSGFNSRPRGRVYRGRARATSWYSPY